A genome region from Taeniopygia guttata chromosome 5, bTaeGut7.mat, whole genome shotgun sequence includes the following:
- the LRRC4C gene encoding leucine-rich repeat-containing protein 4C, with product MLNKMTLHPQQIMIGPRFNRALFDPLLVVLLALQLLVVAGLVRAQTCPSVCSCSNQFSKVICVRKNLRDVPDGISTNTRLLNLHENQIQIIKVNSFKHLRHLEILQLSRNHIRTIEIGAFNGLANLNTLELFDNRLTTIPNGAFVYLSKLKELWLRNNPIESIPSYAFNRIPSLRRLDLGELKRLSYISEGAFEGLSNLRYLNLAMCNLREIPNLTPLVKLDELDLSGNHLTAIRPGSFQGLMHLQKLWMIQSQIQVIERNAFDNLQSLVEINLAHNNLTLLPHDLFTPLRLERIHLHHNPWNCNCDILWLSWWIKDKAPSNTACCARCHTPPSLKGRYIGELDLNYFTCYAPVIVEPPADLNVTEGMAAEMKCRASTSLTSVSWITPNGSVMTHGAYRVRIAVLSDGTLNFTKVTVQDTGLYTCMVSNSVGNTTASATLNVTALDNPGYTYFSTVTVETVEPSQDEAQTTEQVGPTPVTNWETINMTTSLTPQSTRSTEKTFTIPVTDANNGIPGIDEVMKTTKIIIGCFVAITLMAAVMLVIFYKMRKQHHRQNHHAPTRTVEIINVDDELTGDTPIESHLPMPAIEHEHLNHYNSYKSPFNHTTTVNTINSIHSSVHEPLLIRMNSKDNVQETQI from the coding sequence ATGTTGAACAAGATGACCTTACATCCACAGCAGATAATGATAGGTCCTAGGTTTAACAGGGCCCTATTTGACCCCCTGCTTGTGGTGCTGTTGGCTCTTCAGCTTCTTGTGGTAGCTGGTCTAGTGAGGGCTCAAACTTGCCCTTCTGTCTGCTCCTGCAGCAACCAGTTCAGTAAAGTGATTTGTGTACGGAAAAATCTTAGAGACGTGCCAGACGGCATCTCCACCAACACCCGGCTACTCAATCTCCATGAGAACCAGATTCAAATCATTAAAGTTAATAGCTTCAAGCATCTGAGGCACCTAGAaatcctgcagctcagcaggaatCACATCAGAACAATTGAAATAGGGGCTTTCAATGGTCTGGCCAATCTCAACACTTTGGAACTCTTTGACAATCGTCTGACCACTATCCCAAATGGGGCTTTTGTATACCTATCAAAACTGAAGGAACTGTGGTTGAGAAACAACCCCATTGAGAGCATCCCTTCTTATGCTTTTAACAGAATCCCTTCTCTCCGGAGGTTGGATTTGGGGGAACTGAAAAGGCTTTCATACATCTCAGAAGGTGCCTTTGAAGGTCTGTCCAACTTGAGGTATTTGAACCTTGCCATGTGCAATCTTCGAGAGATTCCTAACCTTACTCCGCTTGTAAAACTGGATGAGTTAGATCTTTCTGGGAATCACCTGACTGCCATCCGGCCAGGTTCTTTCCAAGGGTTAATGCATCTTCAGAAATTGTGGATGATACAGTCCCAGATTCAAGTGATAGAAAGGAATGCTTTTGATAACCTTCAGTCACTTGTAGAGATCAACCTGGCACACAACAATCTAACACTACTGCCTCATGACCTGTTCACACCACTCCGCCTAGAAAGGATCCACTTGCATCACAATCCTTGGAACTGCAACTGTGATATCCTTTGGCTCAGCTGGTGGATTAAAGACAAGGCACCCTCCAACACTGCATGCTGTGCCCGTTGCCACACTCCCCCCAGTTTAAAAGGAAGGTACATTGGTGAGCTGGACCTGAATTACTTCACATGTTATGCTCCAGTCATAGTGGAGCCACCAGCAGACCTCAACGTCACAGAAGGCATGGCTGCAGAGATGAAATGCCGGGCATCGACCTCCCTGACCTCCGTATCTTGGATTACTCCAAATGGATCTGTCATGACGCATGGGGCATACAGAGTTCGGATTGCTGTGCTCAGTGATGGCACATTAAATTTTACCAAGGTAACTGTGCAAGACACAGGTTTGTACACATGCATGGTGAGTAACTCTGTTGGGAATACCACGGCTTCTGCCACACTGAATGTGACTGCCCTGGATAACCCTGGTTACACGTACTTTTCAACCGTCACGGTAGAGACTGTGGAACCTTCTCAGGATGAGGCACAGACCACAGAGCAGGTTGGGCCCACACCAGTTACCAACTGGGAAACCATTAACATGACAACCTCACTCACTCCACAGAGCACAAGATCAACAGAAAAAACATTCACCATTCCTGTGACGGACGCAAACAACGGGATCCCAGGAATAGATGAGGTTATGAAGACTACCAAAATCATAATTGGTTGTTTTGTGGCTATCACTCTCATGGCTGCTGTGATGCTGGTAATTTTCTACAAAATGAGGAAACAGCATCACCGGCAGAACCACCATGCTCCAACACGGACTGTAGAGATCATTAATGTGGATGATGAGCTTACAGGTGACACACCCATAGAGAGTCATTTGCCCATGCCAGCAATAGAGCATGAGCACTTAAATCACTATAACTCTTATAAATCTCCTTTCAACCACACAACAACAGTTAACACAATAAATTCAATACACAGTTCAGTGCATGAACCGTTATTGATCCGAATGAACTCGAAAGACAATGTTCAAGAGACTCAAATCTAA